One genomic window of Elaeis guineensis isolate ETL-2024a chromosome 2, EG11, whole genome shotgun sequence includes the following:
- the LOC105033559 gene encoding NAC domain-containing protein 21/22 isoform X2 → MTSNPHHGVRLHADANKDMEEMACVAGKEWYFFSLRDRKYATGQRTNRATSSGYWKATGKDRLVARKGVLVGMRKTLVFYQGRAPKGKKTEWVMHEFRMEGPGDLTKLSFKGDWVLCRVFYKHRGFSTKPSMETSYDDTGSSSLPSLMDTYITIDQTPQNLEGFEQVPCFSSFPPSHTSQPPATLAPHLPLVEGSLPLTKGLAQLGALPELSSCLNPLSSDRNVIKAVLNQLTKLEGNPMGEVPPTLVDGSLWGCFPETGLPSSWNPF, encoded by the exons ATGACAAGCAATCCACATCATGGGGTTAGGTTACATGCTGATGCTAACAAGGACATGGAAG AAATGGCTTGTGTTGCGGGGAAGGAGTGGTACTTCTTCAGTCTCCGAGACCGGAAATATGCAACCGGGCAGCGAACGAATCGCGCAACGTCGTCGGGCTACTGGAAGGCCACCGGAAAAGATAGGCTGGTAGCTCGAAAGGGAGTGCTTGTTGGGATGAGGAAGACACTTGTTTTCTATCAAGGAAGAGCTCCCAAGGGAAAGAAAACCGAGTGGGTCATGCATGAGTTCCGCATGGAAGGACCTGGTGATCTCACCAAGTTATCCTTCAAG GGAGATTGGGTCCTATGTAGAGTGTTCTACAAGCATAGGGGCTTCTCCACCAAGCCAAGCATGGAGACAAGCTATGATGACACAGGCTCCTCCTCACTCCCATCTCTCATGGACACCTACATCACCATTGACCAAACCCCACAGAACTTGGAGGGGTTTGAGCAGGTGCCCTGCTTCTCCAGCTTTCCTCCAAGCCACACTTCCCAGCCCCCAGCAACCTTGGCCCCACACCTGCCCCTGGTGGAAGGAAGCCTGCCCTTAACCAAAGGCCTGGCCCAGTTGGGGGCCTTGCCTGAGTTGAGCTCTTGTCTCAACCCACTATCCAGTGATAGAAATGTCATAAAGGCGGTCCTAAACCAGCTCACCAAGCTGGAGGGCAATCCAATGGGGGAGGTACCACCAACTTTGGTCGACGGGAGTTTGTGGGGTTGCTTCCCTGAGACGGGTCTGCCCTCATCTTGGAACCCTTTTTGA
- the LOC105033559 gene encoding NAC domain-containing protein 21/22 isoform X1: protein MENPSPPFSSLSLSLSSFYLKDSSMSILSMVEAKLPPGFRFHPRDDELICDYLMMKVTGDCSGSFWGSPMMVDVDLNKCEPWDLPEMACVAGKEWYFFSLRDRKYATGQRTNRATSSGYWKATGKDRLVARKGVLVGMRKTLVFYQGRAPKGKKTEWVMHEFRMEGPGDLTKLSFKGDWVLCRVFYKHRGFSTKPSMETSYDDTGSSSLPSLMDTYITIDQTPQNLEGFEQVPCFSSFPPSHTSQPPATLAPHLPLVEGSLPLTKGLAQLGALPELSSCLNPLSSDRNVIKAVLNQLTKLEGNPMGEVPPTLVDGSLWGCFPETGLPSSWNPF from the exons ATGGAAAACCCATcaccccctttctcttctctctctctctctctctctagtttctaTCTCAAGGATAGCTCCATGAGCATCTTAAGCATGGTGGAGGCTAAACTGCCTCCAGGATTCCGGTTCCACCCAAGGGATGATGAGCTGATATGTGACTACCTTATGATGAAGGTCACCGGAGACTGCAGCGGGAGCTTCTGGGGCAGCCCGATGATGGTCGATGTCGACCTCAACAAGTGTGAACCATGGGATCTCCCTG AAATGGCTTGTGTTGCGGGGAAGGAGTGGTACTTCTTCAGTCTCCGAGACCGGAAATATGCAACCGGGCAGCGAACGAATCGCGCAACGTCGTCGGGCTACTGGAAGGCCACCGGAAAAGATAGGCTGGTAGCTCGAAAGGGAGTGCTTGTTGGGATGAGGAAGACACTTGTTTTCTATCAAGGAAGAGCTCCCAAGGGAAAGAAAACCGAGTGGGTCATGCATGAGTTCCGCATGGAAGGACCTGGTGATCTCACCAAGTTATCCTTCAAG GGAGATTGGGTCCTATGTAGAGTGTTCTACAAGCATAGGGGCTTCTCCACCAAGCCAAGCATGGAGACAAGCTATGATGACACAGGCTCCTCCTCACTCCCATCTCTCATGGACACCTACATCACCATTGACCAAACCCCACAGAACTTGGAGGGGTTTGAGCAGGTGCCCTGCTTCTCCAGCTTTCCTCCAAGCCACACTTCCCAGCCCCCAGCAACCTTGGCCCCACACCTGCCCCTGGTGGAAGGAAGCCTGCCCTTAACCAAAGGCCTGGCCCAGTTGGGGGCCTTGCCTGAGTTGAGCTCTTGTCTCAACCCACTATCCAGTGATAGAAATGTCATAAAGGCGGTCCTAAACCAGCTCACCAAGCTGGAGGGCAATCCAATGGGGGAGGTACCACCAACTTTGGTCGACGGGAGTTTGTGGGGTTGCTTCCCTGAGACGGGTCTGCCCTCATCTTGGAACCCTTTTTGA